CTCGCAtgcatttgtgtctttgtcaaCAGGCCCCAGGGGAACAAAAGGGAACATAATACACGGGGCACATGGCGCTGCAGATCCTTATCACACCTTATTTACAGGTGGAGTTGAGTCAGTCGACCTTAACCCTAAAATCTAGGTCAGAGTACAAGCCGTGCCCGGTTAGtgtcaacacaacaataacCAGATCCAGAGTTTAGATACACATTTAGAGTTTGTGAAATCTCTCATTAAAATGCTTGTTCAGATGACACCGTCATTACTGCGGCCCGGCTGCCGCGCCGTGGGACCGTCCGGACAGAACACGGCAGCTGCTGACCTTCTCCTCGGCGTCCGTGTGCTGGTCCACGGTGCTCAGGGCGTTCTGCACGCGGGCCAGGCGCGCCGAGAGGCACAGCAGCAGACTCAGCACCCGCTCCAGGTCTCCGATGAACAGGTTGTACCGCTCCAGCTCCACGGGCACACAGCGCTCACGGACCAGCGCCGCCAGAGCCTCCCCGAGGGCCGCGTTGTCCtggacctccgcctggaggccggcgCGGGCCTCCTCCAGCGCCCGCAGGCGCTCCTCGATGTAGGTCAACAGCAGACGCTGTTGATTCGAGCAGAGAGAAAATACGGGTCAACATTTAGATAAATGTCTTTTAAGTATGATTCAGGTCTCTTTCTAGTGGTCTCACTGCATTATTACTTTACCTTCTTCTCAGCCACGTCCTTTTTGCTCTGCTCATCCGGGCGCTGAGGTTCAAGGTCAGCGGGACGAGGACACGCTTCGGCAGCTTCCACTGTTCCAGCGCTGAAAAATAAAGACGTGAGTATTTTCGACGCTTCACCTTTTTGCACTCTGAGCGAGGCCGCGGTTATTTACACATTGCAAAACACTGAAACGCAATAGCGCATTCTTTCTTTATCTGAACTGTGATTACACCAAATCTGATCCACGCAGAGCAGCGAGCACAGAAGAAAGACTGTGCACGTGACGGAACAGGGGAGATCGAGTTTTGTAGGAAAATATTAAACCAGAAATCCTAAATAACTCGGTTTTGTTTAACTGCGTCAGCTCTTGGTTTGGAAGGTGTTAATGGGATGAGCTGCGTGCaaagaagaataaataaagtgatGTAGTGCTGATTTCCACAATGACTTTGTCCAGGACTTAACGGTCCAGCTCGGTCAGTAAATCCCCATCCTTTGATTCGGGGACTTTGCATTTACCTTCCCGCAGCTCCTCGTTGCTCCTGCTTCTTCTTGTAgtgctcctccatcagcagcgTGTCCTCCGAGAGCAGCTGCTCCATGAGCATCAGCGCCGTCTTCCGATTGGTCAGCGGGTAGAGCACCGTGCTCAGCGACTGGTCAGCCTTCACCACTTCCTCCACTAGCTCCTCCCACTGAGGTCTCTCCACCGGCCTCTGCAcgctctccgtctctccctctggcggtcgtctctcctccagctctggatTTTCTCCAGACTTCCTATCTTCACTTTCTGGATTATTCTCCTCCTTGTTGCCGCCGGCCTGTTGACTCTCTGCGTCAGAGACGGAGGGGTGGGGAGGCACGGAGGTGTCTGAGCCGCCGGACTCGGCCTCAGAAGCGTCTGACAGTGGGGATGTCTGGACATCCTTCGTGAGCTCGTCTCCTGGCGGAGCCGACCACAGCGAAGGATCTGTGGTGACGCCAGACGTCAGAGACACTTCAAGTTGTGAGGCGTCACCGCTGGGCTCATCCACCGactgctctctctctgactcgcCCATAGAAGGAGACGTCTTGAATCTGTGGAAGTTAAACAGCAGGTTAGAATTCCCACAATAACAACCACCtgcgagtcagagtcagacaagACAAGAATGCTTGAggactgaatgaatgagtgtTTGGGGCCGTTTTGTGTCAGGTGAAATTTGTCCAATTCTTCCAAGGAGGAAATGGCCGACGCGCTGGCATGGAGGATTATCTTACCTGAAGCAGGGCCTGTTTTCACCAGCCGGCTTTGTCTGGGTGGGGGTAGATGAGGTGGAACCGATCTCTCTCTCGCTGGTCTCTGGACTCCGGGGGGAAGGTGGGTTGGATGCGGACTCAGTGGGAAACCTGCTGCCCCTGAACTCATCTGTTACAGGGCTGTGGGATCCAGAGTGAATCCTGGCCCGGGAAGACGGGCGGGAGGCTGGTGAGACGGGGGACATGGGCGAGACGGGGGACatgggggagacgggggaggcggGTCTACTGGTCGCCTTCTCCGGTGATTCCTGTGAGCTCTGTTTTAAAGGGAACCGTTTCTGGGTTTGGTTCTGCATCTGTCCCTGAGTGTTTTGCTGCCTGAAACCCTCTTCTCCTGCCTCGCTCTTCTTCCTCCCGCTCTCCCGCTCCTCGGCGTGGATGAACGAGACCTCTCTGTTGGGGCCTCCCGGCCCAGCCGAGCGCCTCCACAGCTGATCCAGCTGCTCGGAGCTTTTACTCAGAGCACAGGTTCTGGGTAATTTTGTAGCCCCGAGCTCTTCCATGGACTTCCCCCTCTGAGCAACCAcacggacctgctgctgctcagcggctTTTACTGGGGGCTTCTCTGTGGCGTTCTCCTGGGGACTGAAAACAAGCATTCATTGTTCAAACGTGCACCACAAGCTGTGAAATTATTTGGAACTTCTTTCAGCTGCTTTTACAAATCTTTGTAAATTCATTTGTAGCCTTTATTTAAGTCAgaacacgcacacgtacacgaCCTAATATTTTCCAGAGTTGGAATCCAAACCATCCAAAACAATGCCCTAATAGGTCTGAGACTGGGTCATACCTCCATGTTTCTGTAGTATCGACTGCTGATGGATCCTTCTCGTGGTCGCAtgtctgcagaaccagaacaacaaCGCTTTAACATCAGAACAAACTTAGCTATAAAATTGTTTATGTCACCATCACATTCAGGAGTTCTTTACTGTACCTCAAGTTCATGTGGCGTTGATGTTGATCTGTTCCTGAAGAAGCTGGGTGGTTCTGGCTGGTCCAAGAGACtctccactgacacacacttgGCCTGGGTTGGACCctggctctgcctccatctgggTTGGTCCGACTGGCCTGAACTGGACTGGGCTGAGAAGAACTGCGCATACCTGTTTGGTGAAAAAGGTTGGAGCATATGTGAAGTGTCTGATGAAGCGTGCATCTAAACATCACCTCAGATTCTCCTTTGTACctgatggagctggtggaggagtcGAGGATGCGGCCTGCAGAGTGGGGTCTGTGGCTTTTCTTTTTAGTGTTCTTGGCTTCGGGACCTCCTGACAGCGGCCTCGGACCCCAGTCGAACGGTCTCTCTCCCAGAGAATGCCTCTGTCTGGCTGGAGGCGCTTCTTGAGGCGCCGGCTGCTGTGGCTCGGCCACTTTCTGGCCCGTCTTCCGCTCCATGTACTCCACCagggccttgtgctgcaggttctTCAGGTTCGTCTTCAGGGCGCTGGAGGCCGAGAGGGCGCGACCTCTGGACTCGAACATCTTCCTCCGCGCCGCGACGAGGCCCTGCTCTCCGTGCTCACGCTCCTCTGCTCGGCCTTCAACCACGAACGCGTTCTCACTGTCATTGCCGATGGAGCGGCAGGCCGAGTGGCTGGGGGGGGCGGCGCCGAGCTGGTGGAGCTTCTCCGGCTCAGAGTAGCACATCTTCCTCTGGTCCGCGGTCAGGCGTCGCCTGCCTCCGATGCGCGCCACCTGCGGCTGGGCCACGTTTGCCGGCCTCCCGTTCTCCTTTTCGGTCTCCTTATCGACCATCGcctgcttctcctccgtctgctcCTTTATTCCCCCcctctctgtgtcctcagaggtcacagagggaGTGAGCGTGTCCGTGGACGTCTCCGAGCCCTGTGACGGGTGGAAGGAGTGGATCACGGTGGGCCTCAGCTCGGGTTTTGGCCTGATGCGGTGCGGCCATGACAGTTGTAGGTCTCTTCTTTTAAAAGATGTCTCCCGCAGGACTTTGGACTGGGCGTCCTTCAGCTTTTCTTTGTAGTACTTTTTGAATGAATCATCCAGAGTGTTGGATTCAATGGGGATGACGTCACCTCTATCATTTCTGCTGGTGTCAACTTGCAGAGCTCTCTCATTATCATTTAGCGCCGCGTCCACGTGGCTGGGTTTGTTCAGGCCCGGCTCCCGTTTGGGCTGCAGTGCTGCCCTGTTGGCTCCTGTCAGGTGGTACAGGAGCGGGGTGGTTTCCTTGTTTATCCTCTCACTGGCCACGTCTCCCAGGGGCTGCCTCTTCCCTCGCTTTAATTGCTCGTCTTTGCCGTGGTCATTACTTATCAGCGAAGCGACCTcctttgtttgtgcagctgaaGGTGGGGAGCAGTTCCTGTCAGGTCCACAGTAGAATATAGGGTTGCTGGGGGTGTGGCGGCCGATGTCTCGACTATGAATCGTGTCAACATCTTCTAAGGCGTCAAAGCTTCGAGAGGACTTTGTTGAGAAGGGCGATGGCCGGTGATTCTCCTGATCCGGACTCCTGGAGGCCAGGTCCTCGTCCTGGGGCAGGGGCGTGAAGGACTCTCTCTCCACTGAAATCGTACCACTGGACGCGCGGGAACTGTCTTGTAGAGGTCTAAACAGATTATCCATAGTGCTGtggctcctttctctctctctgaggtGGTACTTTTCCAACAGCGTGGAGCTCTCGCTCCCGGCCTCAGACCCACTCAGAGATGCAGAGTGTGTTCTCATACCAGACTCGGACAGATTACACACTCCTGTGACAAAGTAGAACTGGCCCTTATGTTGTATGCTGCTGTTCAGAAAAGCGGGGCCAGCATTCCAGGGGCTGGACGCTCGGACTGGCTCACCAAGCGCATCGTGAGCAGAGTGTGCTCTTTTTCGCCGACTCTCAAAATGGCCACTGGAACCGGAGGGCTTGTGGTGGAGATCCCCATTACATCCACCGCCGGTTGAGGGCTGTCTGGGTTTAGGGTGCTCAGGTTGGCTCACGCCTCTGGGAGGTGAGCGGCTTAGGAGGTTTGTTGACTTCTGCTCGGATGCAGCATTGTTATCCACGATGAAGAGATATTCTGGGTTCATTCTGGTCTGATCGTGGGGCTGGAGATGGGGGCAGTAGCTGGGTACTTGCTGGccctgtggctgctgttgttgaggGCCCCGCCAGACTGAGTACACTGGCTCAGAGGGGAGCTTCGGGTTGCCTGCGTCTGGGTTAGGGGTCTCCGGTCTGGAGTCATTTCCAGCGTAGGGTGGGAGATGGGGTCGACTGTACGGCctgggctggtgctgaggctgcagctgctgggtctGAAGCTCGGCACCGTGGTGGTGCACCCGGCTGTTCTCCAGGTTTTTGGTGGCTATGAAACTATCCAGGCGGGCTGGGACTGGGGGAGGACGGACAGGAGCAAACGGCGTGTCCTGTTTAGAGATTGCTTGGTTGTTAGTGGAAGGCGTCATTGCCAATGTGAttagtgctgctgttgttataGTGCTTCGAGATCGCTTCTACAGAGCGACAGAGCTGGTCCATGGTCTTTGAGTCAGACTGTAGTACCTGGGATGGATGATAAATGGACTTTACATACTTCAGATCAGCATAGtggctgaaggagctggaaTGCAGGTCCTCTGTAAGAAAGGGAGAAGGGTAGTCTGGGGCAGTGGACCCACCAGAGAAGGAGCTGTAGGCAGAGTCTCCTTTGCCGTGCTGGTGGTGGGCGAACTGGTCGGCGATGCTGCTGTTGGACTTGGCTGGGGAGAGCCGGCTGATGGGCAGGCTCAAAGGGTGCAGGTCCACGTTGCTCATTCTCTCAAAGTGGAAGCTGTAGGAATCCATGGAGGACCGGGGCGGGCGGCAGGAAGGGAAGGTCTCGAGAActcttgtatgtgtgtgtgcgctgatgCATGTGTCTGCCTTGAGGTCCAACTTGGGAAATTACCACCAACACATTTGCACCAGGTTGTCGGTCACGCTCCTCGCTAATTAGGCCATTTTCCTGCCTCCTTTTCGGTTTATTCAAAGCCTCTCGAAAACAGTCTCAGTAGCTCCTGagggagaaaacacaaacatggcaGAGTGGTTATGAGTCTGCAGTCTCAGCCTAATTATACTTTTGTGGCAATTAGTTTGAggaaaaagcattttcagacacTGCAACTGAAAAACTGATTAATGGtcaattaattaaattataattaattatagcTTTGACACTATATTAACCTCAAACACATGTCATAAAACAAGCAGTTATATTTGCTCAAGCACAATTAAGTAATCAGAATATTATCCAGACACAGCATGGGTGCTTTTCCTTAAAAGACCCCACTAAACTCAACAGCAGGAACATCAAGTGaagtttttatgtctttttctGGTTCAGCTCAGCTCGGTTTTGTAGGTCAGTAGTTATTGTTGAAGGAGTCTGCTGCTTTACATCAACAAGGCCTTTAATTAAGGGCCTTGAGGTTGGCAGTGcataaaaaaaatgtcaggAATTTCTTATGAGGCTAAGAAAATATGGGAAGATTAGCCATGTGACAGATGTACGATGTTAAAGTGCTGCAGGCTGTGAAGACCAGTCATAGACATCACCTTCACCAGGACGTGAGGTCTGAAGGTTTTACTGCACagcttttattaaacaaacaccaGAATCCTGATGTGAATGAAAACTCCAATATAATTAGTCCCAAGGAGAAAACTGTTCCTTCTCTGCTAATAATACACATTGACTGATGAGCAGAAaaacccaaatgtacaattatcTACTGTAGGTGGTCGCTTTGCATACGCACAAAACGCACCTCCATGCGCCGTTGAAACTACAGTATTAGGGGGATTCCATGTGTTTATGAAGGGCCTTCTAatctgcggtgtgtgtgtgtgtgtgtgtgtgtgtgtgtgtgtgtgcgtgtgtgtggtttcccAAACCTCCTCTTCCACAGAGGCACAGAACACAGAGGCTCCCGAACAGGGGAGCACTGAAGTGGAAGTGATGGAGGGGACAGGCGGTGACAAAATGTACAGAGGGGAgaggtgggaggaagggagggtgAGGCGGAGGGTGACCGGCCCGAACAAATACCCTCACACGCAAACTACGGCAACGAGACAAGACAAGTGAACAATGACAGCAGGAAAGCCAAGCACAAGTTGGAAGACTGGACCAATGCTGATAACACAAAGGCCGAACGGGAGCCACTTCATAAAGTTCAGAGAagcaacaagaaacaaacaggaaaa
This Betta splendens chromosome 14, fBetSpl5.4, whole genome shotgun sequence DNA region includes the following protein-coding sequences:
- the shroom1 gene encoding LOW QUALITY PROTEIN: protein Shroom1 (The sequence of the model RefSeq protein was modified relative to this genomic sequence to represent the inferred CDS: inserted 2 bases in 1 codon), with amino-acid sequence MDSYSFHFERMSNVDLHPLSLPISRLSPAKSNSSIADQFAHHQHGKGDSAYSSFSGGSTAPDYPSPFLTEDLHSSSFSHYADLKYVKSIYHPSQVLQSDSKTMDQLCRSVEAISKHYNNSSTNHIGNDAFXTNNQAISKQDTPFAPVRPPPVPARLDSFIATKNLENSRVHHHGAELQTQQLQPQHQPRPYSRPHLPPYAGNDSRPETPNPDAGNPKLPSEPVYSVWRGPQQQQPQGQQVPSYCPHLQPHDQTRMNPEYLFIVDNNAASEQKSTNLLSRSPPRGVSQPEHPKPRQPSTGGGCNGDLHHKPSGSSGHFESRRKRAHSAHDALGEPVRASSPWNAGPAFLNSSIQHKGQFYFVTGVCNLSESGMRTHSASLSGSEAGSESSTLLEKYHLRERERSHSTMDNLFRPLQDSSRASSGTISVERESFTPLPQDEDLASRSPDQENHRPSPFSTKSSRSFDALEDVDTIHSRDIGRHTPSNPIFYCGPDRNCSPPSAAQTKEVASLISNDHGKDEQLKRGKRQPLGDVASERINKETTPLLYHLTGANRAALQPKREPGLNKPSHVDAALNDNERALQVDTSRNDRGDVIPIESNTLDDSFKKYYKEKLKDAQSKVLRETSFKRRDLQLSWPHRIRPKPELRPTVIHSFHPSQGSETSTDTLTPSVTSEDTERGGIKEQTEEKQAMVDKETEKENGRPANVAQPQVARIGGRRRLTADQRKMCYSEPEKLHQLGAAPPSHSACRSIGNDSENAFVVEGRAEEREHGEQGLVAARRKMFESRGRALSASSALKTNLKNLQHKALVEYMERKTGQKVAEPQQPAPQEAPPARQRHSLGERPFDWGPRPLSGGPEAKNTKKKSHRPHSAGRILDSSTSSIRYAQFFSAQSSSGQSDQPRWRQSQGPTQAKCVSVESLLDQPEPPSFFRNRSTSTPHELETCDHEKDPSAVDTTETWSPQENATEKPPVKAAEQQQVRVVAQRGKSMEELGATKLPRTCALSKSSEQLDQLWRRSAGPGGPNREVSFIHAEERESGRKKSEAGEEGFRQQNTQGQMQNQTQKRFPLKQSSQESPEKATSRPASPVSPMSPVSPMSPVSPASRPSSRARIHSGSHSPVTDEFRGSRFPTESASNPPSPRSPETSEREIGSTSSTPTQTKPAGENRPCFRFKTSPSMGESEREQSVDEPSGDASQLEVSLTSGVTTDPSLWSAPPGDELTKDVQTSPLSDASEAESGGSDTSVPPHPSVSDAESQQAGGNKEENNPESEDRKSGENPELEERRPPEGETESVQRPVERPQWEELVEEVVKADQSLSTVLYPLTNRKTALMLMEQLLSEDTLLMEEHYKKKQEQRGAAGSAGTVEAAEACPRPADLEPQRPDEQSKKDVAEKKRLLLTYIEERLRALEEARAGLQAEVQDNAALGEALAALVRERCVPVELERYNLFIGDLERVLSLLLCLSARLARVQNALSTVDQHTDAEEKQSLDSRHRLLCKQREDAKDLKDNLDRRESLVSTFLSRQLSAEQLQDYRRFVQTKASLLIQQKDLEEKQKLGEEQLEALSNSLGL